GTTAGGATTTGTTGATTGCGTTATTATCAAATACTTACGTTTTACTTTTTTCATGCCCTAATTTGAAAAAACCTCTTATTTTAAGCCCTGAGACAAAAAAATAATTCAATTCAAGACTTACTTATGATACTAAAAAACAGTAACTAAATTTCTTTTAATTACTGTTTCTCAATTATTTAAAATGATTTTTAGTGTTATGGCCTAATTTGGGACATTATCATCTTTTATAATGTAAAATTTTCGTTATTTTCTTTAACATAATTAAAAAGGTCTTTAAAAGCTGATTCAATTTTAACTTGATTATAATTCGAGTACAATTCACGTAACAAATTCATAGAAGCTTTGTAAACAGCTTCTTCAAATTCTTGAAAATCAAACAAAATTTTATTTTTATTATAAATTAATTCAATTTTATTTTTGCTTTTAATTAGCTCAACTTTTTCTCCACTATCACTAGGATACCAAACAGTTTTATTTTTTTTTTCATTCTTTAAAAGATTCAATTCAGAAATTAAGTCAGCTAGAGAAATAGTTAATATGCAATATGTTGACTTAAAAAAAAATATTTCATTGATACTAAACCAACCAAGACTTAAAGATGAATCCTGAGTATCTAAATTCTCTGACTCATTAAAAAAATATTTCATATTCATTGCTTATTTATTCAGTTATTTTAAAAAATGATATCACATTTTCGGCAGCTTTATCTACTACTAATCTGTAATTTGCAGATTCACCATTAATTTTAATTCTTTTTTCAAAAGTTTGTACTCCACTATTAATATTGCTCACTCTTTTACCTTTTGAGTAAACTTCTTCAATTCCTCTAATTATCTGTGCATCTGAAGTACCTTTAGGAAATAATCCTCCCTTACCTCCAGGGTTATTTAAAAATTCATCCGCTGAATGTCTTCTTAAAATATGTTCTAATCCTTTTTTTGCATTACCCCAAGCTAATTTTATATCTCCTCCAAAGTTACCAGCTCTTCTAAAAGTACTTATCAGCATAGATTCTCCTAATCCATCTCTTTCAAGCAATATCATAGGTCCTGACATACCTCCAACTTTAAAAGTAGTAGCCATTAATCCAACAGTTGCAACATCTCCAAGGAATCTCATAAACTCCTCTTTATTGGAGCCTCGAGGCATTATGTATGCTCTTGAATTTTTTAAATCATAGTAGCCTGTTTTTGGGTCAATATCATATCCCCATTGAACATATGAAGATGGATTAGATGGTGCATATCCATAATCTTTAAATTGTTCGGCATATATATTCCAATATTCCTTTTTACCAAAAGGAGACACTATACCCGTAGGACTTGACCGTAATAACCCATTTAGTACTAAATTATTAACGCTATGTTTTACCTCCATAAAGGTTGCTACAGTCATTTCAGCAAAATTTATATCAAGATAATTTGGTACAGATTCTTCCTTTCCTTCAAGTTCTACAAATTGAATTGGCTTGTTTCCACTAAAACTATATGGAGTATAATGCGGATATTTATGGGTTAACGGATCAACCGCAAAAAACCTACCCACTCTCGGATCATGCATCCTAAAGGTGTAATTCAACGAATTCCCTTCCCCTTTAATTTCATTATCCATTTCCTGTCCCTGGAAACCATAACGATAATCAGTTTTTGAGCGATGTCTGGCATCGATAATCATACCAAACGGGTAATAATCAGAATAGGTAAGAACGTCCGCATTAAACGCTTTTAAACCACTGTCTGGTGTGTCAAGGATATTAAACTCCGGTATTTTCTTGTCGTTAATAACGACTAATACATTACCCAGGTGGTTGGCTAACTCATAACGTTTGTCACCTACCAAATTTACATATTTTTTATATGCAATAAGTCCTGCTACAGGATAATTACCATTTGTTTTGTCCAGATAGTCCGGAATACCGTCACCATCACTATCAATCGCATCCGATGGGTTATGATCCCCGTTAGGATCGGCACCTTCAATAGCTTCCCAGGTTGCATAGCCATCGCCGTCATCGTCAAGATCCAGGTAATTCGGAATACCATCGCCATCGGTATCGTCGTTGGTCAGGTTATTGTCGTTATTAACATCTTCAAAAATGTCATAAAGACCATCGCCATCGGTATCTGTTAAACACGGTCCTAAAACACGAACGGCAGCAGGGGATACGGTCATTGTAATATTGCCGGAAGCAGAAACCGGCGGATTGTTTAATCCGGCGCCTACATTATTGTTAAAGTCAAATTCACGCGTTAGTGTGTTAACCGGACTGCCAAAACTATAATTGACACTACAAATATCAAACGTTCCGGCACCTAATTTTGAAACTGGGGCTGTTAGAGCAGTTGCCGATGTTGAGGTCACCGCATTCCTGTTGAATGCAGTATTCTGGCTTCCGTTTACCGCCATACCACCTTCAATACTATCCGAACCTAATACCGGTGTTATTTTTCCTTCAAAAGAAACCTGCATTCCTTTTTCTTTCATTTCCGCAGCCGTTACGGTTGAACCGGAAAGATTGGCTATTGTATATTGCTTTTTAGTGGTAATACCATTCGCAAATACTTCTTTGGTTACGATTGCTTTCGGTTTAAAAGTGCCGTTCTGGTAATCGGCAAACAATTGAATTCCTGTTTTGATATTGCCTTCCGTGACCTGTTGCGGCATTACATAATTTACAATTTTCAGGTTGTAAATAGTAGCTTTCGGATCTGGCATTATAAAAGCAACTAACATTGGCTGACCTGCATTTGCAGCAGGCTCATTCAATGTGTGCAGTAAAATACCATTATTATAGAATTTAATTTTACCATTCAGGCGTTCTATTCTCAAAACATCTCCTACTTTGAACATATTGGTCCCCTCCGGGAATGATGCCGATAGTTGTTGAAGTACACCATTTTCATAAGCCAGAATTCTGCCATCCAGATAACTAAACAAGGCATAATTACTACTATAGCCCACAACATCCGGATTTGGCTGATATGACAATCCTAACATCACCCTGTAATTTGAATCCAGAGTTCCGCCAATCGTTCTCTCCACATAACCATTAGCCACTAATAATTTAGCTGTTTCTGCACCGGAATCCCAAACCTGTGGATTAGCTTTGGTAATGGTACCATTAGCATCCACTGCGATATTCAGTGAAGCCGTTAATGGCGGCTTGGTAATGGTATAATAGTTTTCCGGCTGCGGTACCGCATCATAGTTGACTACTTTAAGGTTGTAAATACTGGAATTTTGTTTTAGTATTGAAAAATCAACTAACATTGGCTGACCGGCATTTGCAGCAGATTCATTCAATATATGTAGTAAAATACCATTAATAGAGTACTTAATTTTGCCGTTTATCCTTTCAACCCTTAAGACATCGCCAATTTTGTAGTAATTAGCCCCTGCCGGAAACGATGCTGTTAAGGGCTGATTCACACCATTTTCATAAGCCATAACTCTGCCATCCATATAACTATACATAGCATAGTTAATATTGCTATGATCTGCAACATTCGGATTAGGCTGGTATGACAATCCAAGCATCACATAATAATTGGACTCCAAAGTTCCGCCAATTATTCTTTCTACATAACCATTACCAACTAATAATTTAGCCGTTTCACCTCCCGAATTCCAGTCGGTCATACTTGTTTTCGTAATTTTTCCGGAGGCATCAACAGCAACATTTTGTGAGCTGGTCAATTGTGGTTTGGTGATTACTTCATTTGCATTAACATAAGGAATATTATATTTTACAACTTTCAGATCGTAGATTTTAGTCTGGCTTCTATACAGGGCAAAGTCAACCAGCATAGGTTGTCCTGGCTGGGACTCGACAACTTCTCGCACCAATGTATTATTTTTAAAGTATCTGATTTTTCCACTTCGTCTTTCTACTCGTAACAGGTCACCTATCGCAAAAAGATCGTTTCCAGTGGGTAATGTATATCGTACGGAATTTTCATAGGCATACAAAATATTGGAACCGAAAGTATAGAATGCATAATTGATGGTGTTATAATGAACGTTAGGATCGGAATATGATAAACCTAGCATCACATATTCATTAGAAGCCAAAGGTCCTTTTATAGTTCTTTCCACATAACCATCTCCGGTTAAAAGATATGGTGTAGAACCACCCACATTACCCCAACTATCTCCGGCTACTGTTCGGGTTATTGTACCATCGGCTTCTATGTTAATATTGGACATTACATTTAATGGCGGACGGACAATCGTTTTATTATGGTCGATATAGGTTCCCTGACCCATAATTTCTACCTGACCGATTAAAGTGGAAGCCGGCGGCGTAGCTGTCTGGCTTATTTTAAACTTGCTGGTTAATGCTACAGTATCAACGTTTGAATTTACCGTTGTTAAATATGGCTCATTCCAGGTCGCATTAGTAGACGGGGTAACATTTAAGGAATATATTTTTAAATCGGAAACACTCAGCGGTACACTCGGAGCACTTGCTGCGGCTGCATTGCCTGCCTGAGCAGCATGTGCCAGCGGCCCGATAATTTCCGGTTTTTTGTATTTATACAATTGAACCATTTTGTCTTCCAGACCCAATCGGCTGCTGCCAAAAATATGATGTTCTTTAATGTAATAATTTTTACTTATTCCATTTCTGTTTGAAAGGGTCGAATACCTGTAAACGGCAAGGACATTCCCCTGAGCGTCTCTGGAATAATAATCGGAGTTGGTAAGCGGATCTCCAAATGAGGATTCAACAACGTTTTTTGAAATTCGATTTCCTAAACCGTCATATTCAAAATAGATTACCGTCTCGGCTCCGTTTTTATTTTTTGTTATCCTTTGCACTTTACCATCAACCCGCCAGTTTATTTTTAAACCTTCTGTTTTGTCTGCTACTAACTGACCGATCTCATCGTAAATATAATTATGCGTATTCAGGTTGTTGATGTTATAAACAATTCCGATTTCAGCCAATTGCCGAACCTGGTCTTCCAGGTCATTCGGACTTAAATTGCTATCCTGAACCTTATCCTTAACCAGGCGTAATTTGTTATTTCCCGGTAAATAGTCATAGGATAAATCATCCATCTTCTGAAAAGCACCATTCTGGTCTGGAGCGGTTCTGGAAAGTGTTTTTAGGTTTCCGTTCCGATCGTAAGTATATCGAGAGGTGTAACTCTCGTTTTTAACATCGGCCGCACCTGTAGCGTTAGGCGTAATGGCAACAGAGGTCATACCGGTAATACGGTTTAACTGGTCATAGGTGTAATTGTTTTTCTGAACATCCAGTAAGGCCTCTCTGTTGGTGCGAATAGCCGTTGTCATCTGTTTGATGTTACCATTGTACAGATTTCTGCCACTTGCGGCAATACCATTGTCCCGACTAAACATCAGCGGTTTGAATTGTGCGTCTCCGTTATCTTCCGTTGCTATGGCTTTATAATCACCGTCAAAATAAGTAAGGGAATAACCAAAGGCATCTTTGTTGCTGTCTTTTTTTGAAGCCGTTCCGTCAAGCCCCATATCGTTTTCCGGAGCCGCCAGATTCTCACCGTTTACGGCTTTAAGCCATCCTTGTAACGTATAGGCATAGTCGATACCCTGAACTTTTTTATCACCCAGTTCAACACGTGCCAACGGACCATGGGCATAATATTTATAGTTTGCATCATTCTCCCAGACAATACCATCAGGAGATGTTTTTACGGCTACAATACGATTGTCTGCATCATATTCATATTGATGAATAAACTGATCGGCTCTTCCGGGCTGAAGCGTAACCGAGTTCACATTACCACTTATTAGGTCATAATCATATACCACTCGTTTAATATGCAGTTCACAATCATTTTTAAGCCCTAAAGCAGCATCCGCCATGACGTTCGGATCACAATAATAATCTTTTAATGTTGGTATGTATGTCAGGGTCTCTTTTACATTACCGTGTATGTCATAATTATAAACGATGGCATTTATAAAATCAAGCTCTTCACCCTGAATGTATTCGTCATAGGCAAATATACCGGTTACGCGATTCCTGCTCGCTTGCGGATTATAATTGGAATAGAAGAAATCGGAGGCCAACCTTGACTCCGGATACAGTTCAAGCTGAGGGTCTTCACCATAAACGGTTCGGGTTACTTCCACTTTCATAAGTCCTTCTTCCGGGAAACCATTGACAATCTGATTTGTAACATTGCCTCCGGTAAGATAGGAACGCACCAGCCTTCCTTCATCTGAGATAAAAAAATGAGTGCCATATTGATTTGGCTGACCAGATATAACGATTTGCCCAACTTCGATAATGCGACCTAAATTATCATAAACCGTATAGCTCATTCTCTTAATACTAGACTCAAGAACATATTGTTTAGCATTTTGTGAAGCGATTATTCTTCCTAACGCATCATAAGCAAAACGGGTTTCCCCACCATCCGGTGTTTTTTGCCATACCAGTTGGTTCAGTGTATTATAACGGTATTGTGTTTTAAAAGTGTGTTGTGGCTGTAACGCTGTATTTTCAACATTAGGTGCCAACGGATCAAAGTTATTTTTAAAAGTATTGATCGCCGTGTTTTTGGTGTTAATCTCGTCCGGTGTAAAACGTTTTACGCCTTCCGGAGCTACCGTTTGTGTTAAATTCCCGGCCTGATCGTAATAATATAGTGTATATTGATATTCTTTATCGAAATAATTTACCTTGAATGTTTCTTTAACTGTTGCCATTGCAGCAGCTGTATATTCCTTAATGAATTTTTTTCGTAAGGATTCTAAATAATTGTCATAGGCCTCCTGCTGATAGGTTTCGTTCAGGTTTTTAATTAAATGTACGCAGGTGCTTTCGTTATCGGCAGGTAATTCCGGCGAGTATGTGCCTAATGAAGCCGGAGGGCATATCTCCGGATGTGCATCTTTATATAGGGTGTTTACCCAGTTGTTCCAGTTTAAACGATCCGGATTGCCGGCATTAGCTGTATAGTATCCCTTATAGGCATCGATAACACTGTTGATCTGATTAAACCCGTAATGCAAATAGGTATTTCCAAATTCGGCAATGGTTCTGAAATTAAAATCGTAAGACGATGTGATCGCTAACTGATTGCAGTAATATTTATAGCTGTCAACAATATATTGAAGATTGTTTGCACAGAAATTGTCAAACTGATTGGCTTGAACATCATAATCGCTGAAACGCGGACC
This region of Flavobacterium inviolabile genomic DNA includes:
- a CDS encoding RHS repeat-associated core domain-containing protein, with the protein product MNTVLGRLLIIITLFSSVFVTAQIDEKEYPIAPIQLNGFSQQTSVSDPEAGWANQHNKDPYCYARLRVDNTLPPYIWYEFKATFLVTPLLADGTVDTTVTPREEVLSLSYNPHSAATTNTLFTDVSFLQVKNRYGMKISLIPGSVVYKNLVNNTTSNYIPENIFLDLGLKVKRYYTVSDQLPNPVSTITNLLDSATGTMVPGSIKIEWQKLTGALEYELEWTWVDSYSDTGATDNLAANAINFSDRDFELNNTRILTKSKSYEIPLLYAKGYLIYRVRAVGLYPELFRGKYYGKWSSGTASKTKVSDWPHIAQLSEHEKNKNWQLQVSYAENGKKKEVISYFDGSLRNRQTVTKINTDKNAIVGEVIYDAQGRPAVEVLPTPVNENSIRYFKNHNKNQSDTSYSYKDFDFDSTSDTICNVQVNKMDSGFGAARYYSSKSLSDFPNSIHQEYVPDAQNHPFSQIEYTPDNTGRIARKGGVGYNHQLGSGHEMQYLYTTPTDKEINRLFGYSVGDVSHYKKNIVIDPNRQVSVSYIDPQGRTIATALSDDPKDNLDKLEDAGNDNPMHGMMEVDLLGINRLESTGNFPVNNDKLVVSKQLAVGGNRIAHEFDYTVNQTQQFTPASPENCNRPVYPFVYDLKINLKDQCQEDKIAVEKIKLGSASNPFPYQSNPSTFFMALNSGSYTLLKELKVNAEQLNEYATDYISKLRNPNNSCYVNPNQFSPNISLDMCNMTCTSCTAAIGTPSNYIINSLSTYYSVPAATFSLPTNLTAPISVTISGNTSIDQTQANGLANRFFREWQLLKQECDQLCPAEVYFDSSCTVNEQTLLGDVSPFGQYGITKSTMLNANGQEVANPDFELSVFNQQGKLYRNGAVTGNNWKNSSLSYKDIDGNDAYVIVIPNGDGTYTPAVTGLVLTETVDGTLRRKVKPQQLVNYADFVEAWDLSWAKSLLIYHPEYPYLEYNKEVCKLTKNVQGTSTIIAVNSDGYDSYLQNVKTLNDAVSKGLIGNNLSAHTGIYTNDPYFQQLPAAFESAALFGYRTGIMQEAINSDYLSDGTTVLKLYQAALQAAYCNPLVQCNLPTAVSSLTTEQKDVFWKTYRSLYIGLKSKIKHVFSNIYAIEKGSYNGCIGGVLDYSVTNVLTDNFSQKASLFNYIYSISVPSLCASTSGILYKEKTKRFIPVDFGYDSGVDPQTALDQLQAQNDYEYYTQTGNCPLLFDFEYFISGFFKDASFTGQNITALSSRPFTGQYVTADLIKALGSAIVPLNSLNISSATANNTLTINFNSSPSQPFCGTTIKVDSSEYTWANYNTTWKIKNIKQCYYDSAASMPANQVFAYKAVAVILVNGTEKEVVLYGTTCAPIGECSTDHNNQIGQVLDPNAGTSENGNSCMKRYQFRQAFVAFINQLKQTGQLQSTTPVNLDNVSSYKNSYLATFFNEPVNSPIQTTWGSGQYGYGMSRGGEPIFSLDQTVNLSTLSTYPFSNVTITSNGSIDIFTFHYPNASGSVQSVTARAKPNLNYTDSQCTVCIPQTVVPVACDAKKADFLNFILHGGPNNGPRFSDYDVQANQFDNFCANNLQYIVDSYKYYCNQLAITSSYDFNFRTIAEFGNTYLHYGFNQINSVIDAYKGYYTANAGNPDRLNWNNWVNTLYKDAHPEICPPASLGTYSPELPADNESTCVHLIKNLNETYQQEAYDNYLESLRKKFIKEYTAAAMATVKETFKVNYFDKEYQYTLYYYDQAGNLTQTVAPEGVKRFTPDEINTKNTAINTFKNNFDPLAPNVENTALQPQHTFKTQYRYNTLNQLVWQKTPDGGETRFAYDALGRIIASQNAKQYVLESSIKRMSYTVYDNLGRIIEVGQIVISGQPNQYGTHFFISDEGRLVRSYLTGGNVTNQIVNGFPEEGLMKVEVTRTVYGEDPQLELYPESRLASDFFYSNYNPQASRNRVTGIFAYDEYIQGEELDFINAIVYNYDIHGNVKETLTYIPTLKDYYCDPNVMADAALGLKNDCELHIKRVVYDYDLISGNVNSVTLQPGRADQFIHQYEYDADNRIVAVKTSPDGIVWENDANYKYYAHGPLARVELGDKKVQGIDYAYTLQGWLKAVNGENLAAPENDMGLDGTASKKDSNKDAFGYSLTYFDGDYKAIATEDNGDAQFKPLMFSRDNGIAASGRNLYNGNIKQMTTAIRTNREALLDVQKNNYTYDQLNRITGMTSVAITPNATGAADVKNESYTSRYTYDRNGNLKTLSRTAPDQNGAFQKMDDLSYDYLPGNNKLRLVKDKVQDSNLSPNDLEDQVRQLAEIGIVYNINNLNTHNYIYDEIGQLVADKTEGLKINWRVDGKVQRITKNKNGAETVIYFEYDGLGNRISKNVVESSFGDPLTNSDYYSRDAQGNVLAVYRYSTLSNRNGISKNYYIKEHHIFGSSRLGLEDKMVQLYKYKKPEIIGPLAHAAQAGNAAAASAPSVPLSVSDLKIYSLNVTPSTNATWNEPYLTTVNSNVDTVALTSKFKISQTATPPASTLIGQVEIMGQGTYIDHNKTIVRPPLNVMSNINIEADGTITRTVAGDSWGNVGGSTPYLLTGDGYVERTIKGPLASNEYVMLGLSYSDPNVHYNTINYAFYTFGSNILYAYENSVRYTLPTGNDLFAIGDLLRVERRSGKIRYFKNNTLVREVVESQPGQPMLVDFALYRSQTKIYDLKVVKYNIPYVNANEVITKPQLTSSQNVAVDASGKITKTSMTDWNSGGETAKLLVGNGYVERIIGGTLESNYYVMLGLSYQPNPNVADHSNINYAMYSYMDGRVMAYENGVNQPLTASFPAGANYYKIGDVLRVERINGKIKYSINGILLHILNESAANAGQPMLVDFSILKQNSSIYNLKVVNYDAVPQPENYYTITKPPLTASLNIAVDANGTITKANPQVWDSGAETAKLLVANGYVERTIGGTLDSNYRVMLGLSYQPNPDVVGYSSNYALFSYLDGRILAYENGVLQQLSASFPEGTNMFKVGDVLRIERLNGKIKFYNNGILLHTLNEPAANAGQPMLVAFIMPDPKATIYNLKIVNYVMPQQVTEGNIKTGIQLFADYQNGTFKPKAIVTKEVFANGITTKKQYTIANLSGSTVTAAEMKEKGMQVSFEGKITPVLGSDSIEGGMAVNGSQNTAFNRNAVTSTSATALTAPVSKLGAGTFDICSVNYSFGSPVNTLTREFDFNNNVGAGLNNPPVSASGNITMTVSPAAVRVLGPCLTDTDGDGLYDIFEDVNNDNNLTNDDTDGDGIPNYLDLDDDGDGYATWEAIEGADPNGDHNPSDAIDSDGDGIPDYLDKTNGNYPVAGLIAYKKYVNLVGDKRYELANHLGNVLVVINDKKIPEFNILDTPDSGLKAFNADVLTYSDYYPFGMIIDARHRSKTDYRYGFQGQEMDNEIKGEGNSLNYTFRMHDPRVGRFFAVDPLTHKYPHYTPYSFSGNKPIQFVELEGKEESVPNYLDINFAEMTVATFMEVKHSVNNLVLNGLLRSSPTGIVSPFGKKEYWNIYAEQFKDYGYAPSNPSSYVQWGYDIDPKTGYYDLKNSRAYIMPRGSNKEEFMRFLGDVATVGLMATTFKVGGMSGPMILLERDGLGESMLISTFRRAGNFGGDIKLAWGNAKKGLEHILRRHSADEFLNNPGGKGGLFPKGTSDAQIIRGIEEVYSKGKRVSNINSGVQTFEKRIKINGESANYRLVVDKAAENVISFFKITE